In Halogeometricum sp. S1BR25-6, a single genomic region encodes these proteins:
- a CDS encoding NosD domain-containing protein — protein MTRTSTGLVVVVAVLLLTPAALGTTASSQSEPVQEIDNCGVISEPGRYVLTSDIKNGGSGDSFTYSSQSCIVVESDDVHIDGDGHRVDALGNSDTTGIAVVGTEADPVEDVTVSNVTFTDWNRAVYFRHVENGTVRGSALRASAYGMSVEHSENVRVVDAMVVNNLLGIYENDTTDTELSNIRYASNYAGDHVVENGTDEDAAAETPTATPTPTPTPTPTPTPTEDDY, from the coding sequence GTGACTCGTACTTCGACCGGCCTCGTCGTGGTCGTCGCCGTCCTCCTCCTCACGCCGGCGGCGCTCGGAACCACGGCGTCGAGCCAATCCGAACCGGTACAGGAGATAGACAACTGCGGCGTCATCTCCGAACCGGGACGCTACGTACTGACGTCCGACATCAAGAACGGCGGGAGCGGCGACTCCTTCACCTACTCCTCCCAGTCCTGCATCGTCGTCGAGAGCGACGACGTCCACATCGACGGCGACGGGCACCGGGTCGACGCCCTCGGCAACAGCGACACGACGGGCATCGCCGTCGTCGGGACCGAAGCCGACCCCGTCGAGGACGTGACGGTGTCGAACGTCACCTTCACCGACTGGAACCGCGCCGTCTACTTCCGGCACGTCGAGAACGGGACTGTCCGCGGGTCTGCCCTCCGCGCCAGCGCCTACGGGATGTCCGTCGAGCACTCCGAGAACGTGCGGGTGGTCGACGCCATGGTCGTCAACAACCTCCTCGGCATCTACGAGAACGACACCACCGACACGGAACTCTCGAACATCCGCTACGCCAGCAACTACGCCGGCGACCACGTCGTCGAGAACGGGACAGACGAGGACGCCGCGGCGGAGACGCCGACGGCGACTCCCACCCCGACGCCGACGCCGACACCCACGCCGACGCCGACCGAAGACGACTACTGA
- a CDS encoding Lrp/AsnC family transcriptional regulator → MDDKRELLDLLLRDARESPEDIARQTGLDAAAVETLIAELEAEGVVRGYQAVVDWDRVDEEHVQAQLELNVELDRETGYEEIARRIAKFPEVSSLRLVSGDFDFAVDVEGKSMHDVSQFVSERIAPIPEVTQTVTHFVMETYKERGIEMGDTDEDDRLTFSP, encoded by the coding sequence ATGGACGACAAGCGGGAACTGCTCGACCTGTTGCTGCGAGACGCTCGCGAGAGCCCAGAAGACATCGCCCGGCAGACTGGACTCGACGCGGCAGCGGTCGAAACGCTCATCGCGGAGTTAGAAGCGGAGGGCGTCGTCCGCGGGTATCAGGCCGTCGTCGACTGGGACCGCGTGGACGAAGAGCACGTGCAGGCGCAGTTGGAACTCAACGTGGAACTCGACCGCGAGACGGGGTACGAGGAGATCGCGCGCCGCATCGCCAAGTTCCCCGAGGTGTCCTCACTCCGATTAGTCTCCGGCGACTTCGACTTCGCGGTCGACGTCGAGGGGAAGTCGATGCACGACGTCTCGCAGTTCGTCTCCGAGCGGATCGCTCCCATCCCGGAGGTGACCCAGACGGTGACGCACTTCGTCATGGAGACGTACAAGGAACGCGGCATCGAGATGGGCGATACGGACGAGGACGACCGACTCACGTTCTCGCCATGA
- a CDS encoding metal ABC transporter ATP-binding protein yields MNTQNPANTTSSGTASSTESVIELSGVDFGYTSSPVVEDISLRIDPGEYAAVVGPNGSGKSTLMKLMLGLLRPDEGSARLFGEPSHQFDDGSRIGYVAQHASASKEMPITVREVVKMGRFPHVGFGRLASEDWNIVDRALDTVGMTAFANRRVTQLSGGQRQRAFIARALASEADLLVLDEPTVGVDIESVEAFYDLLDSLNQDDITVLLIEHDLGAVTEHAERVICLNREIYFDGPASEFAESDALARAFGTTANLLGGSR; encoded by the coding sequence ATGAATACACAAAATCCTGCGAATACTACGAGTTCGGGGACGGCGAGCAGCACCGAGTCGGTCATCGAACTATCCGGGGTCGACTTCGGATACACGTCTTCCCCGGTCGTCGAGGATATCTCGCTTCGGATCGACCCCGGCGAGTACGCTGCAGTCGTAGGTCCGAACGGGTCGGGGAAGTCGACGCTGATGAAGTTGATGCTCGGACTCCTCCGACCGGACGAGGGAAGCGCCAGGCTCTTCGGCGAACCCTCGCACCAGTTCGACGACGGTTCCAGAATCGGCTACGTCGCCCAGCACGCCAGCGCCTCGAAAGAGATGCCGATCACCGTTCGAGAAGTCGTGAAGATGGGCCGATTCCCACACGTCGGCTTCGGTCGCCTCGCCAGTGAGGACTGGAACATCGTCGACCGGGCGCTCGACACCGTCGGCATGACGGCCTTCGCCAATCGTCGTGTGACACAGTTGTCTGGCGGCCAGCGCCAGCGGGCGTTCATCGCCCGTGCGCTCGCCAGCGAAGCCGACCTGCTCGTCCTCGACGAACCGACCGTCGGGGTCGACATCGAATCGGTCGAAGCGTTCTACGATCTCTTGGACTCGCTGAATCAGGACGATATCACGGTCCTCCTTATCGAGCACGACCTAGGCGCGGTCACCGAACACGCCGAACGTGTCATCTGTCTCAACCGCGAGATATACTTCGACGGGCCAGCCAGTGAGTTCGCCGAGAGTGACGCCCTGGCTCGCGCATTTGGGACCACTGCGAACCTGCTGGGTGGTTCTCGATGA
- a CDS encoding cupin domain-containing protein has product MVKRVSASDLPDAPNPTSRKKEVDEAVGASAFGFNVYEVRPGERVPWGYHSHPDHEELFYVVSGEIVVDTEDGPVRAAAGDAVFVEPGEKNRARNDGEEVAEVIAVGAPKEGDGAVIEEECPHCGAVTDRTYESVESDGGAVYVLSCAACGAETDRFGAGPGDGGEAA; this is encoded by the coding sequence ATGGTGAAGCGAGTCTCCGCGTCGGACCTGCCCGACGCGCCGAACCCGACGAGTCGAAAGAAGGAGGTAGACGAGGCGGTGGGCGCGTCGGCGTTCGGATTCAACGTCTACGAGGTGCGGCCGGGAGAGCGAGTGCCGTGGGGGTATCACTCCCACCCCGACCACGAGGAACTGTTCTACGTCGTCTCCGGCGAGATCGTCGTCGACACCGAGGACGGTCCGGTCCGCGCGGCGGCGGGCGACGCCGTCTTCGTCGAACCCGGCGAGAAGAACCGCGCGCGCAACGACGGCGAGGAGGTGGCGGAAGTCATCGCTGTCGGCGCGCCGAAGGAAGGAGACGGAGCGGTCATCGAGGAGGAGTGCCCGCACTGCGGCGCGGTGACCGACCGGACGTACGAGTCCGTCGAATCCGACGGCGGGGCGGTGTACGTGCTCTCCTGTGCGGCCTGCGGGGCGGAGACGGACCGGTTCGGCGCCGGACCCGGCGACGGCGGAGAGGCGGCGTAG
- a CDS encoding pyridoxal phosphate-dependent aminotransferase — protein sequence MNRHLSTRARETPPSGIRRFFEVAEEMDDVISLGVGEPDFSAPWAARTAAIDSLERGRTSYTSNRGRRDLREAIADRVERYDQYYDPDDEILVTSGASEAVDLAMRALVDPGDAVAVPEPSYISYTPTVSFAGGDPLPVRTRAEEEFALRYEDLERAGAADAETLVLCYPNNPTGAVMSEDGLAEVAEFVEEHDLFVLSDEIYAALRYEDEHTSIATLPGMRERTVVFNGFSKAYAMTGFRLGYALGPPEVIGAMNRIHQYTMLSAPTTAQYAAIEAIKACDDAVEEMRRAYDRRRRFVISRFNELGMDCFEAKGAFYVFPKCPPGWEDDEAFAEALLQEEQVALVPGRVFGESGEGHLRVSYATGMNELKAALNRIESFLRE from the coding sequence ATGAACCGCCACCTCTCGACGCGCGCCCGCGAGACGCCGCCGTCGGGCATCCGGCGCTTCTTCGAGGTGGCCGAGGAGATGGACGACGTCATCTCCCTCGGCGTCGGCGAACCGGACTTCTCCGCGCCGTGGGCCGCCCGAACCGCCGCCATCGACTCCTTGGAGCGGGGTCGAACCTCCTACACCTCGAACCGCGGCCGCCGCGACCTGCGGGAGGCCATCGCCGACCGGGTCGAACGCTACGACCAGTACTACGACCCGGACGACGAGATACTCGTCACCTCGGGGGCGAGTGAGGCTGTCGACTTGGCGATGCGCGCCCTCGTCGACCCCGGCGACGCCGTCGCGGTGCCGGAACCGTCGTACATCTCCTACACGCCGACCGTCTCCTTCGCCGGCGGGGACCCCCTGCCCGTGCGGACGCGCGCCGAGGAGGAGTTCGCCCTCCGGTACGAGGACCTCGAACGCGCCGGCGCGGCCGACGCCGAGACCCTCGTGCTCTGCTACCCGAACAACCCGACGGGCGCGGTGATGTCGGAGGATGGACTCGCCGAGGTGGCGGAGTTCGTCGAGGAACACGACCTGTTCGTCCTCTCAGACGAGATTTACGCGGCACTCAGATACGAAGACGAGCACACCTCCATCGCCACGCTACCGGGGATGCGCGAGCGGACCGTCGTGTTCAACGGCTTCTCGAAGGCCTACGCGATGACGGGCTTTCGCCTCGGGTACGCCCTCGGCCCCCCGGAAGTCATCGGCGCGATGAACCGCATCCACCAGTACACGATGCTGTCGGCGCCGACGACGGCGCAGTACGCCGCCATCGAGGCCATCAAGGCGTGCGACGACGCCGTCGAGGAGATGCGCCGCGCCTACGACCGGCGGCGGCGGTTCGTCATCTCGCGGTTCAACGAACTCGGGATGGACTGCTTCGAGGCGAAGGGCGCCTTCTACGTCTTCCCGAAGTGTCCGCCTGGATGGGAGGACGACGAGGCGTTCGCGGAGGCGCTACTCCAAGAGGAACAGGTCGCTCTCGTGCCGGGTCGGGTCTTCGGCGAGAGCGGCGAGGGCCACCTCCGCGTCTCCTACGCGACGGGGATGAACGAGTTGAAGGCGGCGCTGAACCGCATCGAGTCGTTCCTGCGGGAGTAG
- a CDS encoding metal-dependent transcriptional regulator, producing the protein MSSSDSDTPDAPESLPAITPKMEDYLRRIYRLEQEADGRVSNSEIAERLGVTRASVTSMLSTLSNRGLIDRERYRPIRLTTEGEELALRVVRRHRLAETMLAELFEYAISEVDAEADILEHHLSNRLCREIERTLDMPETDPHGDPIPDSNLDLPQSADVTSLVEIDESTSVKVTRILTQDDEVLEYLVSIGLEPTKRLHLDEITPIGMVVLTIGDASEQTSLPQRLASQILVSPLDDP; encoded by the coding sequence ATGAGTTCATCCGATTCTGACACCCCTGACGCGCCGGAGTCGTTGCCAGCGATCACGCCGAAGATGGAAGACTATCTCCGTCGCATCTACCGTCTCGAGCAGGAAGCCGACGGTCGGGTGTCCAACTCGGAAATCGCCGAACGGCTCGGGGTCACCAGAGCATCGGTGACGAGTATGCTCAGTACGCTCTCGAATCGGGGGCTGATCGACCGAGAACGGTACCGCCCGATTCGTCTCACGACCGAGGGAGAAGAACTCGCACTACGAGTGGTCCGCAGACACCGGCTCGCCGAGACGATGCTCGCGGAGTTGTTCGAGTACGCGATCAGTGAAGTCGACGCCGAGGCCGATATCTTGGAGCATCACCTCAGTAATCGGCTGTGTCGGGAAATCGAACGGACGCTTGACATGCCAGAAACCGATCCACACGGCGATCCGATTCCCGACAGTAACCTTGACCTCCCTCAATCAGCAGACGTTACCTCGCTGGTCGAGATTGATGAATCGACGAGTGTGAAGGTTACGCGGATTTTGACGCAGGATGACGAGGTACTGGAGTATCTCGTTTCGATCGGGCTGGAGCCGACTAAACGCCTTCACCTCGACGAAATTACGCCGATTGGGATGGTGGTTCTCACTATCGGGGACGCCAGTGAACAGACGAGTCTCCCACAAAGACTGGCCTCACAGATACTGGTTTCGCCGCTGGATGACCCATAG
- a CDS encoding cellulase family glycosylhydrolase, producing the protein MTELSDEVETATAAGESGTPPETATRDVTVAPDTDAPVDVRGAIYIPARAFNFYQMWRDYDSEIADRDLGYAEQVNLNAIRTWGSYEFWKEEPEAFFEAFEDFVSTADDHGIRVLIGLFEGIGNQPTRQNLEDENLMTATGVASPSNQVLNNRDRWENTREFTRQFMERYADDDRLLAIEVMNEPGWNSRRVTFSKAMYETMWEMRGSVPLTIGATSMAKNAKYADWNLDLFQFHYNFPTSQEEFRDALRQVVTLDDNMDEPVMLTEWQRVRSGAGFHTAPPREQRTPDYASMAPIITEMGVGNFFWSLMVQPAYFSSQREVGILNGLFHEDGAVWSLEDARAIKAMSGEDSVEDLEERERWPQWTEPIKQEVYGESVATETPDETETEAESGTENGTLGNESESESEATESPEP; encoded by the coding sequence GTGACCGAACTGAGCGACGAGGTGGAGACGGCGACGGCGGCCGGCGAGTCCGGGACGCCGCCGGAGACGGCCACGCGGGACGTGACGGTCGCCCCCGACACCGACGCCCCCGTCGACGTGCGCGGGGCCATCTACATCCCCGCCAGAGCGTTCAACTTCTATCAGATGTGGCGGGACTACGACTCCGAGATAGCCGACCGTGACCTCGGCTACGCCGAGCAGGTGAACCTCAACGCGATTCGGACGTGGGGGAGCTACGAGTTCTGGAAGGAAGAGCCCGAGGCGTTCTTCGAGGCGTTCGAGGACTTCGTATCGACGGCAGACGACCACGGCATCCGAGTGCTCATCGGTCTCTTCGAGGGCATCGGCAACCAGCCGACGCGACAGAACCTCGAAGACGAGAACCTGATGACCGCCACCGGCGTCGCCTCGCCGTCGAACCAGGTGCTGAACAACCGCGACCGCTGGGAGAACACCCGCGAGTTCACCCGGCAGTTCATGGAGCGCTACGCCGACGACGACCGGTTGCTGGCCATCGAAGTGATGAACGAACCCGGCTGGAACTCCCGGCGGGTGACGTTCTCGAAGGCGATGTACGAGACGATGTGGGAGATGCGCGGGTCCGTCCCGCTGACCATCGGCGCGACGAGCATGGCGAAGAACGCGAAGTACGCCGACTGGAATCTCGACCTATTCCAGTTCCACTACAACTTCCCCACGAGCCAAGAGGAGTTCCGCGACGCCCTCCGGCAGGTGGTGACGCTCGACGACAACATGGACGAACCGGTGATGCTCACCGAGTGGCAACGCGTCCGGTCCGGCGCGGGATTCCACACGGCGCCGCCGCGCGAGCAGCGCACGCCGGATTATGCCTCGATGGCGCCGATAATCACCGAGATGGGCGTCGGGAACTTCTTCTGGTCGCTGATGGTCCAGCCGGCGTACTTCTCCTCGCAGCGCGAGGTCGGCATTCTCAACGGCCTGTTCCATGAGGACGGCGCCGTCTGGAGCCTCGAAGACGCCCGGGCCATCAAGGCGATGTCCGGCGAGGACTCCGTCGAGGACCTGGAGGAGCGGGAACGCTGGCCGCAGTGGACCGAACCGATAAAGCAGGAAGTGTACGGCGAGTCCGTCGCCACCGAGACGCCCGACGAGACGGAAACCGAGGCCGAAAGCGGGACGGAGAACGGGACGCTCGGGAACGAGTCCGAGTCCGAATCAGAAGCCACCGAATCGCCCGAACCGTAA
- a CDS encoding metal ABC transporter permease: protein MTYLPTTPLQAGPLSPIFEPLYWFLQLWSGFVSWVARMSGLELLQYGFMHRAILVGLCIGVMAPLIGTFLVHRQLALIGDALAHTGFAGVAVGLFLNAVFELGVSPYLTAVVVSMIAALFIELISEATDAYNDVSMAIVLSTGFALGTTLISINAGGLSVGVNQFLFGNLATVSQDSAAILLLLFVIIIGVVALTRNQLLYVTFDETAAAVSGLSVSWYNRIMVLLTAMVVVGAMQIMGVILVAAMLVVPVAGASQVSRSFNESILVSVVLAELAVILGIGVSYYAEATAGGVIVLLAVAIYVAAVVLGKFQTALGEEETPEMGSIDMGEAEPSDD from the coding sequence ATGACGTACCTACCCACCACTCCACTGCAAGCGGGACCGTTGAGTCCCATATTCGAACCACTGTACTGGTTCCTGCAACTCTGGTCGGGGTTCGTCTCTTGGGTGGCTCGGATGTCTGGGCTGGAACTGCTCCAGTATGGCTTTATGCACCGAGCGATCCTCGTCGGTCTCTGTATCGGGGTGATGGCACCCTTGATCGGGACCTTCCTCGTTCATCGGCAGTTGGCACTGATCGGTGATGCGCTCGCCCACACCGGGTTCGCCGGCGTCGCCGTGGGATTGTTCCTCAACGCCGTCTTCGAACTCGGGGTCTCGCCGTACCTGACGGCAGTCGTCGTTTCGATGATCGCTGCGCTGTTCATCGAACTCATCTCGGAGGCGACAGACGCCTACAACGACGTCTCGATGGCAATCGTGCTCTCGACGGGCTTCGCGTTGGGGACGACACTCATCAGCATCAATGCCGGTGGCCTCTCCGTCGGGGTAAACCAGTTCCTCTTCGGGAACCTCGCTACGGTCTCGCAGGACAGTGCCGCGATACTCCTGCTGCTGTTCGTCATCATTATCGGCGTGGTCGCGCTCACGCGTAACCAATTGCTGTACGTCACCTTCGACGAGACGGCAGCAGCCGTGTCTGGGCTCTCGGTCAGCTGGTACAACCGCATCATGGTGTTGTTGACGGCGATGGTCGTGGTCGGCGCAATGCAGATCATGGGCGTCATCCTCGTGGCCGCGATGCTCGTCGTACCCGTCGCTGGCGCATCGCAGGTCTCTCGGAGTTTCAACGAATCGATACTCGTGTCGGTCGTACTCGCCGAACTGGCCGTCATCCTCGGCATCGGTGTCTCGTACTATGCCGAGGCGACTGCCGGGGGCGTGATCGTCCTCCTCGCAGTCGCGATCTATGTCGCCGCTGTCGTGCTCGGAAAGTTCCAGACCGCCCTCGGTGAGGAGGAGACCCCCGAGATGGGGAGTATCGACATGGGCGAAGCCGAACCAAGTGACGACTGA
- a CDS encoding metal ABC transporter substrate-binding protein, with amino-acid sequence MDDTQQSKAKHGFSRRRAITAGAGLLATGLAGCTSSGGSNDTEPTNGSGNEGVNGDGPAVAVASFFSFYDFARNIVDGTPIQVSNLVPTGLHGHGWEPNASVTKDIIEADAFLHVGPGFQPWADRAIQTLKDDNVDTQLINVREGVELVDLAATLDPEEEGVGEQQGKDPHFWLDPQRAMVSVDNITEGLAELVPEQESALRDNAETYKSDILERINQDFQAIFDASERDAVQLAAHNAFQYWGVRYGAQMEPLVTNLAASGDVKPSDIAEAKEFIEENDIKYIANGVFESRKPAKQLLAETQVEGYFPVTPYAGVREDWVENNWGYEEVAYNINGPTLEVVLGTKTPEEAGPDGWADEWMNFE; translated from the coding sequence ATGGACGACACGCAACAGTCGAAAGCGAAGCACGGTTTCTCACGCAGAAGGGCCATTACTGCCGGTGCGGGACTTCTTGCCACTGGACTCGCCGGATGTACGAGTAGTGGCGGCAGCAACGATACCGAACCCACGAACGGTTCAGGCAACGAGGGTGTGAATGGAGACGGCCCTGCCGTCGCAGTGGCCTCCTTCTTCAGTTTCTACGACTTCGCACGGAATATCGTCGACGGGACGCCCATCCAGGTGAGCAACCTCGTTCCAACCGGCTTGCATGGTCACGGGTGGGAGCCGAATGCGAGCGTTACGAAAGACATCATCGAAGCAGACGCGTTCCTTCACGTTGGTCCAGGGTTCCAACCATGGGCCGACCGCGCGATTCAGACGCTCAAAGACGACAACGTCGACACGCAGTTGATCAACGTCCGCGAGGGTGTCGAACTGGTCGATCTCGCGGCCACTCTCGATCCTGAAGAAGAAGGCGTCGGCGAGCAGCAAGGCAAGGACCCGCACTTCTGGCTCGACCCACAGCGGGCGATGGTCTCGGTCGATAACATCACCGAGGGACTCGCCGAACTCGTGCCCGAGCAGGAAAGCGCGCTTCGGGACAACGCCGAGACGTACAAATCCGATATTCTCGAACGGATCAATCAGGATTTCCAGGCCATCTTCGACGCGTCCGAGCGAGATGCGGTGCAACTGGCCGCGCACAACGCCTTCCAGTACTGGGGCGTCAGGTACGGCGCACAGATGGAACCCCTCGTCACGAACCTCGCGGCCAGCGGCGACGTCAAGCCCTCGGACATCGCCGAAGCGAAGGAATTCATCGAAGAGAACGACATCAAGTACATCGCCAACGGCGTCTTCGAATCGCGGAAACCTGCGAAGCAACTACTCGCCGAAACCCAGGTCGAGGGGTACTTCCCAGTGACACCGTACGCGGGCGTTCGAGAGGACTGGGTCGAGAACAACTGGGGCTACGAGGAGGTTGCTTACAACATCAACGGCCCCACGCTTGAGGTCGTCCTCGGTACCAAGACCCCCGAGGAAGCTGGGCCCGACGGCTGGGCGGACGAGTGGATGAACTTCGAGTGA
- a CDS encoding pyridoxamine 5'-phosphate oxidase family protein yields the protein MTDDSTPDARRDRPETEESYGVPDSEEGLLPWSFVTQRLAADRTFWVSTTLPDGRPHARPVWGVRVDDRLHCGGGAGTRWVRNASRDPRVVVHRESGEEVVVLDGIAERLDGDADPDRLERIDDAYEAKYGVRHGTPVFSIRPTRVLAWSDYPTDATRWTFGDDGA from the coding sequence GTGACCGACGACTCGACGCCCGACGCCCGCCGCGACAGACCGGAGACAGAGGAGAGTTACGGCGTCCCCGACTCCGAAGAGGGGTTGCTCCCGTGGTCGTTCGTGACCCAGCGACTGGCCGCCGACCGGACGTTCTGGGTGTCGACGACGCTTCCTGACGGGCGGCCGCACGCCCGTCCGGTCTGGGGCGTCCGGGTCGACGACCGACTGCACTGCGGCGGCGGCGCGGGGACGCGGTGGGTGCGGAACGCCTCGCGCGACCCGCGCGTGGTCGTCCACCGCGAGAGCGGCGAGGAGGTGGTGGTTCTCGACGGCATCGCGGAGCGACTGGACGGGGACGCCGACCCGGACAGACTGGAGCGAATCGACGACGCCTACGAGGCGAAGTACGGCGTCCGCCACGGGACGCCCGTGTTCTCGATTCGGCCGACGCGGGTGCTGGCGTGGTCCGACTACCCGACGGACGCGACGCGGTGGACGTTCGGCGACGACGGTGCGTGA
- a CDS encoding methylated-DNA--[protein]-cysteine S-methyltransferase translates to MRAEIHGATLELDESYLDADPKVVRERIREYERGNRTALDIEVRYPDTFTGRVMRVMTEIPYGETRTYGELAAELDTSPVAVGQACGRNPIPLVVPCHRVVGAGGRLVGFSAEGGVELKRRLLDGEAANRQAKLAAFE, encoded by the coding sequence ATGCGCGCGGAGATCCATGGGGCGACGCTGGAACTCGACGAGTCGTACCTCGACGCGGACCCGAAAGTGGTCCGCGAGCGGATTCGGGAGTACGAGCGCGGCAACCGGACGGCGCTCGATATCGAGGTTCGCTACCCCGACACGTTCACCGGCCGAGTGATGCGGGTGATGACCGAGATTCCGTACGGCGAGACGCGGACGTACGGCGAACTCGCGGCCGAGTTAGACACGAGTCCGGTCGCCGTCGGGCAGGCCTGCGGCCGGAACCCGATTCCGCTCGTCGTCCCCTGCCACCGCGTCGTCGGCGCGGGCGGCCGACTCGTCGGGTTCTCCGCCGAGGGCGGCGTCGAACTGAAACGTCGACTGCTCGACGGCGAGGCGGCGAATCGGCAGGCGAAACTCGCGGCGTTCGAGTGA
- a CDS encoding aryl-sulfate sulfotransferase, whose amino-acid sequence MVSKRAVRVFFVAVLCLSTAGVAYGYAAGSSGSTFESHISEGTVDGSEQVAPPRDDITVVATDSNSWRGRASEGPRARAELVAFAPNGTTMYYNDTHTRYWDVDPVPGTEATVEYMYADHLEPDECPTEWNLSKRGVSQEKWDRYQAGRSSDACTRNGFERVNLTTGEKTEVWNRVTPGKEATRYHDADRLNETHLVVADIYLDRVFVVDTRDGQTEWTWNASESFDPDSGDDSPGDWTHINDVEILDDGRIMVSARNQDRVVFVDENGLDENWTLGAEDDTSILYEQHNPDYIPAERGGPAVLVADSENNRVIEYQRVNGSWEQSWHWRDGRMQWPRDADRLPNGHTLISDSNANRVFEVDEDGEIVWRVDIAFPYESERLGTGDESAGGPSAASADLQSKDPGLADQASIFVKQVVPGRYLNGLMYVTPVWMGLPEILATLLVAVTLLAWGGTEAAWRRRA is encoded by the coding sequence ATGGTCTCTAAGCGGGCCGTCCGCGTCTTCTTCGTCGCGGTCCTCTGCCTGTCCACCGCCGGAGTCGCCTACGGATACGCCGCCGGGTCGTCGGGCAGCACCTTCGAGAGTCACATCTCCGAGGGGACCGTCGACGGAAGCGAACAGGTGGCCCCGCCGCGGGACGACATCACCGTGGTCGCCACCGACTCGAACTCCTGGCGCGGGCGGGCCAGCGAAGGGCCGCGGGCGAGAGCGGAACTCGTCGCGTTCGCGCCGAACGGGACGACGATGTACTACAACGACACCCACACGCGCTACTGGGACGTCGACCCCGTGCCCGGGACCGAGGCGACGGTCGAGTACATGTACGCCGACCACCTCGAACCCGACGAGTGTCCCACCGAGTGGAACCTCTCGAAGCGCGGGGTGAGCCAGGAGAAGTGGGACCGCTATCAGGCCGGGCGCTCCTCGGACGCCTGCACGCGGAACGGGTTCGAGCGCGTCAATCTCACCACCGGCGAGAAGACCGAGGTGTGGAACCGCGTGACGCCGGGTAAGGAGGCGACGCGCTACCACGACGCCGACCGACTGAACGAGACGCACCTCGTCGTCGCCGACATCTACCTCGACCGCGTGTTCGTCGTGGACACGCGCGACGGGCAGACCGAGTGGACGTGGAACGCCAGCGAGTCGTTCGACCCCGACAGCGGCGACGACTCCCCGGGCGACTGGACGCACATCAACGACGTGGAGATACTCGACGACGGCCGAATCATGGTCAGCGCGCGGAACCAAGACCGTGTCGTCTTCGTCGACGAGAACGGACTGGACGAGAACTGGACGCTCGGCGCCGAGGACGACACGAGTATCCTCTACGAACAGCACAACCCGGACTACATCCCTGCCGAACGCGGGGGCCCGGCGGTGCTCGTCGCCGACTCCGAGAACAACCGCGTGATCGAATATCAGCGCGTCAACGGCTCGTGGGAGCAGTCGTGGCACTGGCGCGACGGCCGCATGCAGTGGCCGCGCGACGCCGACCGCCTGCCCAACGGCCACACCCTCATCAGCGACTCGAACGCTAACCGCGTCTTCGAGGTGGACGAGGACGGCGAAATCGTCTGGCGCGTCGACATCGCCTTCCCCTACGAGTCGGAGCGACTGGGGACGGGCGACGAGAGCGCCGGCGGTCCCAGCGCGGCCTCGGCCGACCTGCAGTCGAAGGACCCGGGCCTCGCCGACCAGGCGTCCATCTTCGTCAAACAGGTGGTCCCCGGCCGGTACCTGAACGGGCTGATGTACGTCACGCCCGTCTGGATGGGCCTGCCGGAGATACTGGCGACGCTGCTCGTCGCCGTCACTCTGCTCGCCTGGGGCGGAACGGAGGCGGCGTGGCGGCGACGAGCGTGA